The following proteins are encoded in a genomic region of Streptomyces sp. NBC_01723:
- a CDS encoding histidine phosphatase family protein: MARPRRIVLVRHGESTGNVDDTVYEREPDHALALTDRGRVQAEETGKELRDVFGRERVSVYVSPYRRTHETLRAFHLDPELIRIREEPRLREQDWGNWQDRDDVRLQKAYRDAYGHFFYRFAQGESGADVYDRVGGFLESLFRSFEDPDHPPNVLLVTHGLAMRLFCMRWFHWTVAEFESLSNPGNAEMRMLVLGEDGKYTLDRPFERWRDPEPYGITG; encoded by the coding sequence ATGGCACGACCACGGCGCATCGTTCTTGTCCGGCACGGCGAATCGACCGGAAACGTCGATGACACCGTGTACGAGCGCGAACCCGACCACGCGCTGGCCCTCACCGACCGGGGCCGGGTGCAGGCGGAGGAGACCGGCAAGGAGCTGCGCGACGTCTTCGGCCGCGAGCGGGTCAGCGTGTACGTCTCCCCGTACCGCCGGACCCACGAGACGCTCCGCGCCTTCCACCTGGACCCGGAGCTGATACGGATACGGGAGGAGCCCAGACTGCGCGAGCAGGACTGGGGCAACTGGCAGGACCGCGACGACGTACGCCTGCAGAAGGCCTACCGCGACGCCTACGGCCACTTCTTCTACCGCTTCGCCCAGGGGGAGTCCGGCGCCGACGTGTACGACCGGGTCGGCGGCTTCCTGGAGAGCCTCTTCCGCAGCTTCGAGGACCCCGACCATCCGCCGAACGTGCTGCTGGTGACCCACGGACTGGCCATGCGGCTGTTCTGCATGCGGTGGTTCCACTGGACGGTCGCGGAGTTCGAGTCCCTGTCGAACCCCGGGAACGCCGAGATGCGGATGCTCGTTCTCGGTGAGGACGGCAAGTACACCCTTGACCGGCCCTTCGAACGCTGGCGAGATCCGGAACCGTACGGGATCACCGGATAG
- a CDS encoding TerD family protein, with the protein MNGLSKGTGKVEIALRWDPSPAGEPPADLDLVAGTYAADDPYGEPSYIVHFDSRSPDGTIYLNRDSKDGKGFGFDEVMMIELERLDARYARVVVGVAIQQRAEDRTFADVTNPGLRIREGYTDLAADDFTGVLGATAATVAEFVRDETGAWEFRAGVHGFEEDPATFTRAMGAARRS; encoded by the coding sequence GTGAACGGCCTCAGCAAGGGGACCGGCAAGGTCGAGATCGCGCTGCGGTGGGACCCGAGTCCGGCGGGAGAGCCACCCGCCGACCTGGACCTCGTCGCCGGGACGTATGCGGCGGACGATCCGTACGGCGAGCCCTCGTACATCGTGCACTTCGACAGCCGCTCCCCCGACGGCACCATCTATCTCAACCGGGACAGCAAGGACGGCAAGGGCTTCGGCTTCGACGAGGTCATGATGATCGAACTGGAGCGGCTCGACGCCCGGTACGCGCGCGTGGTGGTGGGTGTCGCCATACAGCAGCGCGCCGAGGACCGGACCTTCGCCGACGTGACCAACCCGGGTCTGCGCATCCGGGAGGGCTACACGGACCTGGCCGCGGACGACTTCACCGGCGTCCTCGGCGCCACCGCGGCGACGGTCGCGGAGTTCGTCCGGGACGAGACCGGAGCGTGGGAGTTCCGGGCCGGGGTGCACGGCTTCGAGGAGGATCCGGCGACGTTCACCCGCGCCATGGGTGCGGCGCGCCGTTCCTGA
- a CDS encoding YdbC family protein, whose amino-acid sequence MLVKWIRCTVVDRRGFERGQRKWAGLPGEPGFRGQGGGWSRRHPDVAHVFAFWESRAFYDSFMARSHDRLASAQVGTFKDARVRLFDYRFDVKTGFEPRFTDADLLRVALCRVHEERAEHYVLMQEKVWNPAMAGSPGMVRGLFGEAPGHEYLVLSMWRSAAEHGKYRTERVERLALRAQTEADIAALTGDVVQMEPTWTI is encoded by the coding sequence GTGCTGGTCAAGTGGATTCGCTGCACCGTGGTGGACCGCCGCGGTTTCGAGCGGGGGCAGCGGAAGTGGGCGGGGCTTCCGGGGGAGCCGGGATTTCGGGGACAGGGGGGTGGCTGGAGCCGACGGCATCCGGACGTGGCGCACGTCTTCGCGTTCTGGGAGAGCCGTGCCTTCTACGACTCCTTCATGGCCCGTTCCCACGACCGGCTGGCCTCCGCCCAGGTGGGCACCTTCAAGGACGCCCGCGTCAGGCTCTTCGACTACCGCTTCGACGTGAAGACGGGCTTCGAACCGCGCTTCACCGACGCCGACCTGCTGCGGGTGGCGCTCTGCCGGGTCCACGAGGAGCGGGCCGAGCACTACGTCCTCATGCAGGAGAAGGTCTGGAACCCCGCGATGGCCGGCTCGCCCGGCATGGTCCGCGGCCTGTTCGGCGAGGCCCCGGGGCACGAGTACCTCGTGCTGTCGATGTGGCGGTCGGCGGCCGAGCACGGCAAGTACCGCACCGAGCGCGTCGAACGCCTCGCCCTGCGCGCTCAGACGGAGGCCGACATCGCGGCGCTGACCGGGGACGTCGTCCAGATGGAACCCACCTGGACGATTTGA
- a CDS encoding ADP-ribosylglycohydrolase family protein — translation MTAHSSPDGRLDRALSSLRGLSVGDALGSQFFVPANYPLLKRRELPPGIWQWTDDTEMACSVVSVLATHQRVDQDALALSFAQHHDFDRGYGPAVNRLLRLVREGGDWRELAAALFNGQGSWGNGAAMRIAPLGAWYADDPEQATHQAEISSYPTHQHREAVVGAMAVAAAAALAADPAGPPKAHALLDGVIALVPKSAVGAGLRRARDMLDYGDAATVAAVLGCGRRTTAHDTVPFALWSAARALGDYETAFWTTAQVGGDVDTTCAIVGGVIAAGEAGTPPAEWAGRVEELPEWMAARS, via the coding sequence ATGACCGCTCATTCATCTCCTGACGGGCGCCTGGACCGGGCCCTGTCCAGCCTGCGCGGACTGTCGGTGGGCGACGCGCTGGGCTCCCAGTTCTTCGTGCCCGCGAACTATCCGCTGCTGAAGCGCCGCGAGCTGCCGCCCGGCATCTGGCAGTGGACGGACGACACGGAGATGGCCTGCTCCGTGGTCTCCGTCCTCGCCACCCACCAGCGCGTCGACCAGGACGCACTGGCCCTCTCCTTCGCCCAGCACCACGACTTCGACCGCGGCTACGGCCCCGCGGTCAACCGACTGCTGCGGCTGGTCCGCGAGGGCGGCGACTGGCGCGAGCTGGCCGCCGCCCTGTTCAACGGCCAGGGCTCCTGGGGCAACGGCGCCGCGATGCGCATCGCCCCGCTGGGCGCCTGGTACGCGGACGATCCGGAACAGGCGACCCACCAGGCCGAGATCTCCTCCTACCCCACGCATCAGCACCGCGAAGCCGTGGTCGGCGCCATGGCGGTCGCCGCGGCCGCCGCACTGGCCGCGGACCCGGCCGGACCGCCCAAGGCGCACGCGCTCCTCGACGGGGTGATCGCCCTGGTGCCGAAGAGCGCGGTGGGCGCCGGACTCCGGCGCGCCCGGGACATGCTGGACTACGGTGACGCGGCCACGGTCGCGGCTGTCCTCGGCTGCGGCAGGCGTACGACCGCGCACGACACGGTGCCCTTCGCCCTCTGGTCCGCCGCCCGCGCCCTCGGGGACTACGAAACGGCCTTCTGGACGACCGCCCAGGTCGGCGGGGACGTGGACACGACCTGCGCGATCGTGGGCGGAGTGATCGCGGCCGGCGAGGCGGGCACGCCCCCGGCCGAGTGGGCGGGGCGGGTCGAGGAGCTGCCCGAGTGGATGGCGGCCCGGTCCTAG